From one Halothece sp. PCC 7418 genomic stretch:
- a CDS encoding type II toxin-antitoxin system RelE/ParE family toxin, which yields MNSQVTEGFRKSFRELPEPIKRSAKKAYALWKQNPRHPSLKFKRIHRYQDIYSVRIGLNWRAVGVKQGKR from the coding sequence ATGAACTCTCAAGTAACTGAAGGTTTTCGGAAGTCTTTTCGAGAACTTCCAGAACCGATTAAACGCTCAGCTAAGAAAGCCTACGCACTGTGGAAACAAAATCCACGTCATCCAAGTTTAAAATTTAAGCGAATTCATCGCTATCAAGATATTTATTCAGTACGAATTGGTTTAAATTGGCGAGCAGTTGGCGTTAAACAAGGGAAACGATGA